CGCTACGCACCGAACCAGACTCTGGACGAAACGATGAAGGTCGACGATGTCATGTTCGTCATCGAGGGGAAGCTCTCGGTCACGAGCGGCGGCAGCACCGTCACCGCGGGGCCCGGCGAGATCGTCTACATGCCGAAGGGTGAGACGGTCACGATCCGCTCACACGAGCAAGGCGCCCTCACCGGCTACGTCACCTATCCACATTGGCAGGAGGCGCATGACGGCGCCGGTTAGCCGCTGACGGCCAGACCTGCTGGATTGATCATGCGGTCTGGCGTGAATGAACGAGACAATGGTTGATTTCCGCTGTCGTCGCCCGGCTTGCCGTCTTCGCTCAAGCTACGCCGGCCCGACACCGAGAGCCCGGCGAAGCCTTGGCGTAGCCGGGACCGGGCGACCCAGTACGCCGCGGCCTGGCGGTTCAATCATGATCGCCTCTGGAATGCTGGATGCCCCGGTCAAGCCGGGGCATGAAGCGAGTGCTCAGCGCGAACGACGGCAATGCGGCTGGTTACCCGCCCGCCATCAGCGCCTTCGCCAGCG
The nucleotide sequence above comes from Bradyrhizobium sp. NDS-1. Encoded proteins:
- a CDS encoding cupin domain-containing protein translates to MKVRKFAISDASLERSPGQDADIFVSNMVDQRHGGPITIGYGRYAPNQTLDETMKVDDVMFVIEGKLSVTSGGSTVTAGPGEIVYMPKGETVTIRSHEQGALTGYVTYPHWQEAHDGAG